The genomic segment CGACCCCCGCTTCCTCATCCGCAAGGAAGAGGAACGCGCCCTCTACGCGGAGCACCTGCTCGGCTTCCGCCGGAACGGAGGCCTATCGGGACACGCCGAGATGGAAGGGCGGACCCTCTTCCTCAAGTTCAACACCGGCCCATCCGGCCACGGCTCGCCGGCGGCGGCGGGCGAGGCGCTGGCGCTGAGGCGCGCCGGGGCGGCGGGCGTTCGCGTCTTCGCCTTCGAGGGGGAAGGGGGGCACTCCGCCGGTGCGATCCACGAAACCAAGAACTCCGCCTGGGGGCTCGGCCTGGACAATCTGATCTACGTGCTCGACTGGAACGACTTCGGGATCGACGACCACCGGGTCTCCTCGGTGATCGCCGGCGGACCGGAGGATTGGTTCGGCGCCTACGGGTGGAGGGTGCGCGGGGCGGAGGAAGGAAGCGCCTGGGGTCCCGTCACGCGGGCCCTTCTCGAGATCGTCCACGATCCGGATCCGGGAGGGCGGCCCGGCGCCGTTTGGATCCGCACCCGAAAGGGACGCGGCTACCTGAAATACGACAACAAATCCCACGGCTCGCCGCACGCGGCGAACTCGGAACTCTTCTGGGAGACGAAGCGGGAATTCGCCGAGAAGTACGGCGTTCGCTTCGAGGGTTTCGGCCGGCCCCTCCCGTCGGATCCGGAGGCGGTGCGGGAACAGGCGGCGGCCAACTACCAAATCGTGCTCGACGTCATCCGGAAGGACCGGGATCTTCTCCACTACCTGACCGACCGCCTCGTGGAGATCGGCGAGTCGGTGCCGGACCGGCTCGAAGGCTTCCGCATCCCGGAGGAACGGAACCCGGCCGAGGACGAAACATTCTTCGATTGCCGCGCCTACCCGGAAACGATCTGGGCGAAGCCGGGCGAGAAGAAACCGAACCGGGCCGCCCTCGCCTCGTGGGGCGCCTGGATCAACTCGGCGAGCCGGGAACGATACGGGAGGCCCCTCTTCATCGCCTGCAGCGCCGACCTGGCCGATTCGACCAACATCTCCGGCTTCGGAAACGGGTGGGAAGGGTCGGAGGGATGGGGCTGGTACGAACGGGAGACGAACCCGGAGGGAGCCCTCCTCCCGCAGGAGATCACCGAGTTCACCAACGCGGGGATCATGGCGGGACTGGCGTCGGTGAACTTCTCCCGGGAGCCGGAGAAGCGGTTCAACGGGTTCTGGGGGGCCTGCTCCACCTACGGTTCCTTTTCGTACCTCAAGTATGGGCCGATGCGTCTCTTCAGCCAGCTCGCGCAGGACTGCGACCTGCGGGTCGGCCGCGTCCTCTGGGTGGCGGGCCACTCCGGCCCGGAAACGGCGGACGATTCGCGCACCCATTTCGGCATCTTCGCCCCCGGCGTAACCGATCTCTTTCCGCGGGGCCGGGTGGTGAACCTCCATCCCTGGGAGTACAACGAGGTGCCAGTGGTGCTCGCCGAGGCCTTTCGCGGCGACTGGCCGATCGTGGTCCTTCATCTCACCCGCCCGCCCGTGGAAATCCCGGACCGGGAGGCGCTCGGGATGGCGCATCACTTCGAGGCGGCCCGCGGCGCCTACCTGATCCGGCCCTACCGGGAGGACAAGCCCCGGGGCGGCGTTCTTTTCGTGCAGGGGACGTCCACCACGGCCAATCTGATTCGCGTGTTGCCGGAGCTGGACCGAGAAGGTTTGAATGTAAAGATCGTGGCGGCGATCTCCCGGGAGCTGTTCGACCGGCAGCCGGAGCCTTACAGAAACGGCCTCGTTTCCGACGCGGACTGGATCGACTCGACGGTGATCACCAACCGCTCCCGCCTCCTCGCCGGACCCTGGTTGGCGCACCGGGACGCGGAGGCTTACGCCATATCCTCGGACTGGGACGACCGTTGGCGGACCGGAGGCACGTTGGAGGAGGTGTGCGAGGAGGCGCGCATCTCGCCGGAGTGGATCCTACGCGGGATCGAGCGTTTCGTCCGGGACCGGGAAAAGCGTCTCGGCCGGATCGCCGGCGCGCTGGCGAGGGCGCGAAAAGAGTGAGCCGGCCGGAGGGAAGGCGTGAACGGAAGAGGGGAGGTCCCGGCGGGGCCTCCCCTCTTTGCTTGCCCCTCGATTTCGCGGATCAGCGGATCAGCGTCATTTTGCGGACCACGCTCTCTCCGTTCGCATCGAGCCGGTAGAGATAGACGCCGGAAGCGACGGAGCGGCCGGCGTCCGTCGTGCCGTCCCAGACCTTCTCGTGATCCCCCGCGCCGACCTCGCCCCGGAAGAGGGTTCGGACGATCCGTCCGGAGGGGTCGAGGACCGTCAACGCCACGCGGGAGGGATTCTCCACGCGGAAGGGAAGAACGGTGGCCGGGTTGAAGGGGTTCGGCCGGTTGGGAAGGAGAACGAAGGCGGCGGGCGGCGCGCCGGCGGCGATCGCCGTCGCCGTCTCGTGGAGGAAGGCGATGTTCGGGTCGTCCGGATCCCAGTTGGTGACCACCAGGTCGAGGTTCTCGGAATAGACGTAGTCGATCTCCACGTTCCCCGAACCGGCGGGCGGGGCGGAGGCGAGCGAGATCCATCCCTTGTCCAGGTCGTAGGCGTAGGCGCCGTAGGGGACGGGGTTCCCGTTCACCCGGATCGCGTCGATACGGCGGAGGGGGAAGTTTTCCGTATAAAACACCTTCGCCGCACCGTCGCCGCTCTTCGACTCACCGGTCACGGCGACGGAACCGAAGTTGTCCAGGTCCCCCCAGACGCAGCTCTCCACCACGAGTCCTTTGGCCGGGTTGGGGAAGATGTAGGAGAAGGAGGCGGTCGGCTCCAGGGCGCCGCCGAGGTTCTCGTACACGACCGCATGCTCCCACCAGCCTCCCGAGGCGAGGTCGAGGTCGCCGTCGCCGTCCGCGTCGGCGAGGGAGACGGCGGAGTAGTACTGCTTCGGGTCCGAACAGATCCAGGAGGCGTTCGCCTCCAGCGTGCCGCCGGTGTTGAAGTAAACGCGCACGTCCGACGCGCCGCCGAGCTGGCCGTTGTTCGCCACCGCCAGGTCGAGCAGACCGTCGCCGTTCACGTCCCCCCAATCGAGCTGGAGGGTGTTCTCCGTGTCCGCCGACTCCCAGAAGGGAACCGAATCGAGCCCCGCGCCGTTGTTCCGGTACACCCGGTTGGGGCCGAACTCGTTCGCCACCGCCAAGTCGAGGTCGCCGTCGCCGTCCAGGTCCCCCCACGCCACGTCGAGGGAGTAGTCCACCGGACCGGTGGTCCAAACCGCGCCGGTCGTCAGCACGCCGCCGTCGTTCCTGTACAGCTTGCTCTTCTGCGGCACCGACGTGTAAGTCTCGCCGCAGGCGACCGCCAGGTCGAGGTCGCCGTCGCCGTCCGCGTCCCCCCACGCGAGATCGAAGCTGTTGTCCAGGTCGCCGGAAGTCCAAACCGGCAGCGAGGAGAAGGTTCCCCCCTGGTTCTCGTACACCTTGTCGTACTGGGGCGTCCCCGGATCGCCGAGCAGCGCGACGGCGAGATCCAGGTCGCCGTCGCCGTCCATGTCGCCCAAATCGATGTGACAGTGGTAGCCCACGTCGGCGCTGCTCCAAGAGGCGGTTCTCTCGAGCATGCCGCCCAGGTTGTAGTACACGCGGTTCGGATTCCGAGCCATGTCATTGCCGTTTCCGGTCACCAGATCGAGATAGCCGTCGCCATCCACATCGGCGAGAGCCCCGCCGGTGCTGTAGTCCCCGTCGATGGACCGCCAGTCCGGCGGTTTGATCAGGGGCACCACCCCACGCGCCGGGAGGGGTGCCGCGAGAAGGAGCGGCAGGGGAAGAAGGAGAAGGAGCGTTCGGAAAAAAGCGGGAAGGGATAGGGTTCGGATCCCGGCACCGGACATGATCGCACCTCGCTTGCGTGTGTTCGGCTTCGGCGTTCCGGGGAGCGTGGTGGGAGGGGAACGCTCGGCGTTCAGATGCCGGAGGTCGGAATCGAACCGACACGAGGCTAAGCCTCGGGGGATTTTGAGTCCCCTGCGTCTACCAATTTCACCACTCCGGCGCGATCTACCTTATAATTCTACAGGTCGTTTCGCGCGCCGTCAACGGCTTCCCGAGAGGAGGGAGAACGCCTTTTCGTGTTGACGGAAACGAGCCGAAAGGGTATCTTCTCACTCTGATCGGCGCCTATTGCGAAGAGGAATGGGGGCTGTAGCTCAGCTGGGAGAGCACTTGACTGGCAGTCAAGAGGCCACGGGTTCGAGCCCCGTCAGCTCCATTTTTCTTTTCCCCGACCGCTCTATTCCCAGTCGAACTTCCATGTGTGGTGCTGCACCATTTCGCCATCGTGATACGCTTCGAATACGACCGAGGAGATGGATCGATCGAGCCGGAACGGGAAAGTAACGTCCGCTATGCTCCCCCAGATCGAAGTGCCGCGAATCGACGCTTCCTGCAGCTCGGCGCCCCGCACCTCCTCGATGGCGGCCGGATCGAAAACCCCTTCGTCCCCGCCGCGGAGGCGGAAATTCCACCGTTCCAAATCGACCATGTCGGCACGATCCCCCCAGATGACGACGCGGAAGCTGATCCCCCGGTCGATGAACCGTTCCCGCATCGACCGGAGGGCCTGATCGGCGCCCGACTTGTCGCCGACCCGCTTGACCAGGTACGCGTAATCATAGAGAAGAACGGACGTGGTTCCGGAGGTCTCCATCAGCGTTCGTCCCGTGTAGGGACGGACGAAATACGCCTCCAGTTCCTCGAGGGAGAGGTTCCGATAACTCATGTGAATCTGTTCGTCCACGGTAGGGTGGACGGGTTCCATAAAGAAGGCGGGGGGGGAGCATGAGAGGAGCGGGAGGAAAAGCGCGAAGGCGATCGGGGCGAGGGCGAGGCAGGTGACTTTTCTCTTATGCATCACGAATCCCTCCGGGCAACACCGTACCAACGGCGCCGATGTGAGTCAAGATCGACGCAATCCGCATCGCCCCCTCGCATTCTGGATTCCGCCCTTCTTGACACAACGCCTCTATTGCATTAAAATAAATATCGACAACGGCTTAAGGTTGGTGCGCGCCTTTTCCCCATCATGCGGGAAAAGACCCTCGAGCCGGAATCGATTGTGCCGCAACCGAGTACCGGGACATCCCCCCCGCACTCCCGGAGAGGTGTGAGGCAAAACGCCTTACATCGCTCGATCGACCGTGAGAGGGTTCTTCTTCCTGAAAGGGAGAGAGGGCGAGGAGCGGGTGTTGCCCATGAACCGTGATTTCATTCTAGCAAACGGTTTGTACCGCGGACCTCAGAAATCACCCGAGGTCCCTCTGTGCTTTCTTTGCACACCCCCTATCCCTGGCACCCCCCTTGCAATTTCTCACCGGCAA from the Candidatus Eisenbacteria bacterium genome contains:
- a CDS encoding transketolase, yielding MSRIDRLYEESEPHFPRWETIKDCVDQFIDLMLNYRQSGHPGGSRSKTHALVATLLGGVMRWDIRRPDAPFGDRFVLVAGHTVPLVYATLAVLNESLRARHRETGDPRFLIRKEEERALYAEHLLGFRRNGGLSGHAEMEGRTLFLKFNTGPSGHGSPAAAGEALALRRAGAAGVRVFAFEGEGGHSAGAIHETKNSAWGLGLDNLIYVLDWNDFGIDDHRVSSVIAGGPEDWFGAYGWRVRGAEEGSAWGPVTRALLEIVHDPDPGGRPGAVWIRTRKGRGYLKYDNKSHGSPHAANSELFWETKREFAEKYGVRFEGFGRPLPSDPEAVREQAAANYQIVLDVIRKDRDLLHYLTDRLVEIGESVPDRLEGFRIPEERNPAEDETFFDCRAYPETIWAKPGEKKPNRAALASWGAWINSASRERYGRPLFIACSADLADSTNISGFGNGWEGSEGWGWYERETNPEGALLPQEITEFTNAGIMAGLASVNFSREPEKRFNGFWGACSTYGSFSYLKYGPMRLFSQLAQDCDLRVGRVLWVAGHSGPETADDSRTHFGIFAPGVTDLFPRGRVVNLHPWEYNEVPVVLAEAFRGDWPIVVLHLTRPPVEIPDREALGMAHHFEAARGAYLIRPYREDKPRGGVLFVQGTSTTANLIRVLPELDREGLNVKIVAAISRELFDRQPEPYRNGLVSDADWIDSTVITNRSRLLAGPWLAHRDAEAYAISSDWDDRWRTGGTLEEVCEEARISPEWILRGIERFVRDREKRLGRIAGALARARKE
- a CDS encoding VCBS repeat-containing protein, whose translation is MSGAGIRTLSLPAFFRTLLLLLPLPLLLAAPLPARGVVPLIKPPDWRSIDGDYSTGGALADVDGDGYLDLVTGNGNDMARNPNRVYYNLGGMLERTASWSSADVGYHCHIDLGDMDGDGDLDLAVALLGDPGTPQYDKVYENQGGTFSSLPVWTSGDLDNSFDLAWGDADGDGDLDLAVACGETYTSVPQKSKLYRNDGGVLTTGAVWTTGPVDYSLDVAWGDLDGDGDLDLAVANEFGPNRVYRNNGAGLDSVPFWESADTENTLQLDWGDVNGDGLLDLAVANNGQLGGASDVRVYFNTGGTLEANASWICSDPKQYYSAVSLADADGDGDLDLASGGWWEHAVVYENLGGALEPTASFSYIFPNPAKGLVVESCVWGDLDNFGSVAVTGESKSGDGAAKVFYTENFPLRRIDAIRVNGNPVPYGAYAYDLDKGWISLASAPPAGSGNVEIDYVYSENLDLVVTNWDPDDPNIAFLHETATAIAAGAPPAAFVLLPNRPNPFNPATVLPFRVENPSRVALTVLDPSGRIVRTLFRGEVGAGDHEKVWDGTTDAGRSVASGVYLYRLDANGESVVRKMTLIR